In Armatimonadota bacterium, one DNA window encodes the following:
- a CDS encoding NAD(P)/FAD-dependent oxidoreductase gives MSVDELYDMTIIGAGPAGLFAAYYAGFRGLRTKIIDSQPDLGGQITALYPDKYIYDVAGFPKILGKDLVRNLVEQMMQYTPTIHLNESVQTLDRLPDGTIRLGTDLGVHLTRVALITAGIGAFTPKTFKRPELDQWMGRGLYFAVRNKEEFRGKRLLVIGGGDSALDWALGLLDCAREITLIHRRDGFRAHEDSVRRLFASPIKVKLFYELRALRGDSQVREAVIFHNKTQEEESLEVDAVLAFLGLVSNLGPIREWGLQIQDDSIVVNTRMETNIPGVYAAGDIVTFPGKLKLIVTGFGEAATAVNNAVTYLNPKASAFPGHSSSIMEQKEKAAARGR, from the coding sequence ATGAGCGTCGACGAGCTGTACGACATGACCATCATCGGGGCGGGCCCCGCGGGGCTGTTCGCCGCCTACTACGCCGGCTTCCGGGGCCTGCGGACCAAGATCATCGACAGCCAGCCGGACCTGGGCGGACAGATCACCGCCCTGTACCCCGACAAGTACATCTACGACGTGGCGGGCTTCCCCAAGATCCTGGGCAAGGACCTCGTGCGCAACCTGGTGGAGCAGATGATGCAGTACACCCCCACCATCCACCTCAACGAGAGCGTGCAGACCCTGGACCGACTGCCTGACGGGACCATCCGGCTGGGCACCGACCTGGGAGTGCACCTGACCCGGGTGGCTCTCATCACCGCAGGCATCGGCGCCTTCACCCCCAAGACCTTCAAGCGTCCGGAACTGGACCAGTGGATGGGCCGGGGCCTGTACTTCGCGGTGCGCAACAAGGAGGAGTTCCGGGGCAAGCGGCTGCTGGTGATCGGCGGCGGGGATTCGGCGCTGGACTGGGCGCTGGGCCTGCTGGACTGCGCGCGGGAGATCACCCTGATCCACCGGCGGGACGGGTTCCGGGCCCACGAGGACAGCGTGCGCAGGCTGTTCGCCTCGCCCATCAAGGTGAAGCTCTTCTACGAGCTGCGGGCGCTGCGGGGCGACTCCCAGGTGCGGGAAGCGGTCATCTTCCACAACAAGACCCAGGAGGAGGAATCGCTGGAGGTGGACGCGGTCCTGGCCTTCCTGGGACTGGTCAGCAACCTGGGCCCCATCCGGGAGTGGGGGCTGCAGATCCAGGACGACTCCATCGTGGTGAACACCAGGATGGAAACCAACATCCCCGGCGTGTACGCCGCCGGGGACATCGTCACCTTTCCCGGAAAGCTCAAGCTGATCGTGACCGGGTTCGGCGAGGCGGCCACGGCCGTCAACAACGCCGTCACCTACCTCAACCCCAAGGCGTCGGCGTTCCCGGGTCACTCGTCGTCCATCATGGAGCAGAAGGAGAAGGCGGCGGCGCGGGGGCGGTGA
- a CDS encoding LytTR family DNA-binding domain-containing protein — MRKRPAVRPQPALDLRTAAVASVSDAAGRSLPESASPGGASDRLPVHLDGEIRLLPLGDILYCYADGDRTMVVTRQGELRTRLSLDRLTTRLEPHRFFRCHRAYLVNLTHVRSVIPWTRNAYTLALDGGRDVPLSKHRLHALKDLLGL; from the coding sequence GTGCGAAAACGACCTGCTGTCCGCCCGCAGCCCGCGCTGGACCTGCGTACGGCTGCCGTGGCGTCGGTCTCCGACGCCGCCGGCCGCTCCCTGCCCGAGAGCGCCTCCCCCGGCGGGGCCTCCGACCGCCTGCCGGTCCACCTGGACGGCGAGATCCGGCTGCTGCCCCTGGGGGACATTCTGTACTGCTACGCCGACGGCGACCGCACGATGGTCGTGACCCGCCAGGGGGAACTGCGCACCCGCCTGTCCCTGGACCGGCTGACGACCCGCCTGGAACCGCACCGCTTCTTCCGCTGCCACCGCGCCTACCTCGTGAACCTGACCCACGTGCGCAGCGTCATCCCCTGGACCCGCAACGCCTACACTCTCGCCCTGGACGGCGGCCGCGACGTCCCCCTCAGCAAGCACCGCCTGCACGCCCTCAAAGACCTCCTGGGACTCTAG